One window of Athalia rosae chromosome 2, iyAthRosa1.1, whole genome shotgun sequence genomic DNA carries:
- the LOC105684072 gene encoding serine/threonine-protein phosphatase 6 regulatory ankyrin repeat subunit A isoform X6, translating into MSSSNKKPSGNKDDKKNPSSKEDSPAGGKDDAGSSAAGSNGTSIAEPPQPGSKPGSAGATSREGAQRLLGLAARGEWAPVDQLLKSLEKAAQGAGEEGNPSPLAGVMDPVTGMTPLMYAVKDNRTGFLDRMIDLGADVGCRNNDNYNVLHIAAMFSREDVVKLLLSKKGVDPYATGGSRQQTAVHLVASRQTGTATSILRALLAAAGRDIRLKVDGRGKIPLLLAVEAGNQSMCRELLAQQATDQLRATTPAGDSALHLAARRRDVDMVRILVDYGTSVDTQNGEGQTALHIASAEGDETLVKYFYGVRASASIADHQDRTPMHLAAENGHASVIELLADKFKASIFERTKDGSTLMHIASLNGHSECATMLFKKGVYLHMPNKRGARSIHTAARYGHVGIISTLLQRGEKVDATTNDNYTALHIAVESAKPAVVETLLGYGAEVHVRGGKMRETPLHIAARVPDGDRCALMLLKSGAGPNLTTDDGQTPVHVAASQGNLATMLLLLEDGGDPMFKSKTGETPLHLACRGCRADVVRHLIEFVKERKGPEMATAYVNSVTHEGASGLHYAAQIEPSEVATMGDDRAVVRALLEGGADVSLQTKQAQESAFHYCALAGNNEVLSEMIAHMSTTDVQKALNRQSSVGWTPLLIAAHRGHMELVTNLLANHARVDVFDHEGRSALHLAAEHGYLQVCDALLANKAFINSKSRVGRTALHLAAMNGYTHLVRFLVQDYSAAIDVLTLRKQTPLHLAAGAGQLEVCKLLLELGASIDATDDQGQKPIHAAAMNNYSEVAQLFLQRHPSLVMACTKDGNTCAHIAAMQGSVRVIEELMKFDRQGVISARNKLTEATPLQLAAEGGHAEVVRALVRAGASCADENRAGFTAVHLAAQHGHGQVLEVMRSSQSLRISSKKLGVTALHVAAYFGQADTVRELLTHVPGTVKSDPPTGGSLVGELGAESGMTPLHLAAYSGNENVVRLLLNSAGVQVEAATTENGFNPLHLACFGGHITVVGLLLSRSAELLHSADRHGKTGLHIAATHGHYQMVEVLLGQGAEINATDKNGWTPLHCAARAGYLDVVKLLVESGASPKSETNLGSAPIWFAASEGHNDVLKYLMEKEHDTYALMEDRRFVYNMMVCSKNNNNKPIEEFVLVSPAPVDTAAKLSNIYVKLSEKEKERAKDLIAAGKQCETMATELLALAAGADSAGRILTSMDRRNIEFLDVLIENEQKEVIAHTVVQRYLQELWQGSLKWNAFRTMLLFIAFLICPPVWVVFALPLGHKYSNVPIIKFMSYLTSHIYLMVFLLLVGITPIYPVVRSNLIPYWYEWCLLIMLSGLLLFELTNPSDKSGLGWIKLAVLLFGVFGVAFHLLGFVAVERPQWPTLLYLRNQLFAISFLLACVQILDFLSFHYLFGPWAIIIGNLMKDLARFLAVLAIFVFGFSMHFVALNQAFRNQSPKNAHPLLTPQPKATLPRIPVKMNPVLAFEYLFFAVFGQTTHSELKVETNQPEWTSVLFKLAFGVYMLVSVVVLINLLIAMMSDTYQRIQAQSDIEWKYGLSKLIRNMHRTTTAPSPLNLLTTWIVYFIKLCRQRAAKRKRPSLVHMMGLGRGARMSPRSKMGAKWLAKVKKGQVRPKDSVTLSVVHLSPLGSQLSFNNATRIENVVDWDSIRKKYLALTGNEPEKEAEKEDKEDEDDNEDENAGPTASNASTVPATASTPPI; encoded by the exons ATGAGTAGCTCGAACAAAAAGCCTTCGGGCAACAAGGACGACAAAAAGAATCCTTCTAGCAAGGAGGACAGTCCCGCGGGTGGAAAAGATGACGCCGGTTCAAGCGCGGCAGGTAGCAATGGAACGAGCATCGCCGAACCGCCACAACCTGGAAGTAAACCGGGTTCCGCGGGTGCCACTTCCAGGGAAGGTGCCCAAAGACTCTTGGGCCTTGCGGCCCGCGGAGAATGGGCTCCGGTCGACCAACTCCTCAAATCTTTGGAAAAGGCGGCGCAAGGGGCGGGCGAAGAGGGGAATCCATCGCCGTTGGCCGGTGTGATGGACCCG GTGACGGGAATGACGCCGCTGATGTACGCCGTGAAGGATAATCGAACCGGGTTTTTAGACCGGATGATAGATCTGGGCGCTGACGTCGGATGTCGAAACAAC GACAACTACAATGTTCTCCATATCGCAGCGATGTTCTCCAGGGAGGACGTCGTCAAGTTACTTCTATCCAAAAAAGGAGTCGATCCCTACGCAACTGGAGGG TCCAGGCAACAAACGGCCGTCCATCTGGTGGCTTCTAGGCAGACTGGAACCGCGACTTCGATTCTTCGGGCGCTTCTCGCAGCTGCGGGAAGAGACATCAGACTCAAAGTCGACGGC AGGGGAAAAATTCCACTTCTTTTGGCGGTTGAAGCCGGAAATCAATCGATGTGCCGCGAACTATTGGCTCAGCAAGCTACGGATCAATTACGAGCCACGACGCCGGCTGGAGATTCCGCTCTTCATTTGGCGGCCAGGAGAAGAGACGTAGATATGGTTCGCATACTCGTAGATTACGGAACCTCCGTTGACACGCAGAAC GGTGAAGGTCAGACGGCGCTGCACATAGCGAGCGCCGAAGGTGACGAGACGCTGGTCAAGTACTTTTACGGGGTACGGGCCTCGGCGTCGATCGCCGACCATCAAGATAGGACGCCGATGCACCTGGCCGCGGAAAACGGTCACGCGTCGGTGATCGAACTACTGGCGGACAAATTCAAGGCCAGTATATTCGAAAGAACGAAGGACGGTTCGACGCTGATGCACATAGCCTCGTTGAACGGACATTCGGAATGCGCCACCATGCTCTTCAAGAAAGGGGTCTACCTCCACATGCCCAATAAAAGAGGAGCCAGGTCGATCCACACGGCGGCGAGATACGGCCACGTGGGTATAATCAGCACGCTCCTTCAGCGGGGTGAAAAG GTTGACGCAACGACGAACGACAACTATACCGCCCTTCACATAGCGGTGGAAAGTGCCAAGCCCGCTGTGGTAGAAACGCTGTTGGGATACGGTGCCGAAGTCCACGTGAGGGGTGGAAAAATGCGCGAGACTCCGTTACACATCGCGGCGAGGGTTCCCGACGGAGACAGGTGCGCCCTTATGCTTCTGAAATCCGGAGCCGGACCGAACCTGACGACGGACGACGGCCAAACTCCCGTCCACGTGGCCGCCAGTCAAGGAAATCTCGCTACTATGTTGCTACTGCTGGAAGACGGAGGGGATCCGATGTTCAAGTCAAAA ACCGGCGAGACTCCGCTGCACCTGGCATGCCGCGGTTGTCGAGCTGACGTCGTACGCCACCTGATCGAATTCGTCAAGGAACGAAAGGGTCCAGAAATGGCGACGGCTTACGTGAACAGCGTGACGCACGAGGGTGCCAGCGGATTGCATTACGCCGCTCAAATCGAACCTTCCGAAGTTGCGACGATGGGGGATGACCGTGCGGTGGTTAGAGCGCTTCTGGAGGGTGGAGCGGACGTTTCGCTCCAGACGAAACAGGCTCAAGAGTCGGCGTTTCACTACTGCGCTTTGGCCGGAAATAACGAGGTGCTGTCCGAGATGATAGCTCACATGTCGACGACCGACGTCCAGAAGGCGTTGAATCGTCAGAGTTCGGTGGGTTGGACGCCCCTGCTGATAGCGGCGCATCGTGGACACATGGAACTGGTGACGAATCTGCTCGCTAATCACGCGAGAGTTGACGTGTTCGATCACGAGGGTCGTTCGGCCCTTCATCTGGCGGCCGAACACGGATATCTTCAAGTGTGCGACGCCCTATTGGCGAACAAGGCCTTCATAAATTCTAAATCTAGAGTCGGAAGGACAGCTCTCCACCTGGCAGCGATGAACGGATACACCCATCTGGTGAGATTCTTGGTGCAGGATTACAGCGCGGCGATCGATGTACTGACCCTGAGAAAACAGACGCCACTACATCTCGCCGCCGGCGCCGGTCAGCTGGAAGTTTGCAAGCTTCTTTTGGAACTAGGCGCCAGCATAGACGCGACCGACGATCAAGGACAGAAACCGATCCACGCCGCGGCCATGAACAATTACTCCGAAGTCGCTCAACTCTTCCTCCAGAGACACCCCAGTCTGGTGATGGCGTGTACGAAAGACGGTAACACCTGCGCGCATATAGCGGCGATGCAGGGCAGCGTCAGGGTGATAGAAGAACTGATGAAATTCGACCGTCAAGGCGTCATATCGGCGAGAAACAAGCTCACCGAGGCAACGCCTCTGCAACTAGCCGCCGAAGGTGGGCACGCCGAAGTTGTGAGAGCTTTGGTCAGGGCCGGAGCTTCTTGCGCTGACGAGAACAGAGCTGGATTTACCGCCGTTCATTTGGCTGCTCAACATGGTCACGGGCAGGTACTGGAGGTCATGAGATCGTCACAGTCTCTCAGGATCTCCAGCAAGAAACTTGGCGTTACGGCGCTCCATGTTGCCGCATATTTCGGACAAGCcg ACACGGTCAGGGAGCTTCTCACACACGTCCCTGGAACGGTGAAATCCGACCCACCGACCGGAGGTTCTCTGGTCGGTGAGTTGGGCGCCGAATCTGGAATGACTCCATTGCACCTGGCCGCGTATTCCGGCAACGAAAACGTCGTGAGACTTCTTCTGAACTCCGCCGGTGTCCAG GTCGAAGCAGCCACAACAGAGAACGGCTTCAATCCTCTCCACCTCGCTTGTTTCGGAGGTCACATCACCGTCGTTGGACTTTTGCTCAGCAGATCAGCGGAACTTTTGCACAGCGCCGACAGGCATGGGAAAACGGGATTGCACATAGCGGCGACGCACGGACATTATCAAATGGTGGAAGTCCTGCTGGGTCAAGGAGCGGAAATAAACGCAACGGACAAAAACGGATGGACGCCTCTTCATTGCGCTGCCAGGGCGGGATACCTGGACGTAGTGAAGCTTCTGGTCGAAAGCGGTGCGTCGCCGAAGAGCGAAACAAATTTGGGAAGCGCTCCAATTTGGTTCGCCGCTTCCGAAGGTCACAACGACGTACTCAAGTATCTGATGGAAAAGGAACACGATACCTATGCACTGATGGAGGACAGAAGG TTCGTCTACAACATGATGGTCTGCagcaaaaacaacaacaacaaaccgATCGAAGAGTTTGTTTTGGTATCTCCAGCCCCCGTGGACACTGCGGCAAAACTGTCGAACATCTACGTGAAGCTttcggagaaagagaaagaaagagcgaAAGATTTGATCGCGGCTGGGAAACAGTGCGAGACAATGGCGACGGAATTGTTGGCCCTTGCGGCAGGTGCCGATTCGGCGGGAAGGATTTTAACCTCCATGGACAGAAGGAACATCGAGTTTTTGGACGTACTGATAGAAAATGAACAGAAAGAAGTTATCGCGCACACCGTCGTCCAGCGATATCTTCAGGAACTTTGGCAGGGAAGTCTGAAATGGAACGCCTTCAGGACGATGCTCCTTTTCATCGCCTTTTTGATCTGCCCACCGGTTTGGGTCGTCTTCGCACTTCCCCTCGGTCACAAGTACAGCAATGTTCCGATCATAAAATTCATGTCATACCTGACTTCCCATATCTACCTCATGGTGTTTCTACTGCTAGTCGGTATCACCCCCATTTACCCTGTCGTCAGATCAAATCTAATCCCGTACTGGTACGAGTGGTGTTTGCTGATAATGTTATCCGGACTATTGTTGTTCGAGCTAACGAACCCAAGTGATAAAAGTGGTTTGGGCTGGATTAAACTGGCGGTTCTTTTGTTCGGTGTTTTCGGTGTTGCTTTTCATCTCCTCGGATTTGTGGCAGTGGAAAGACCCCAGTGGCCAACGTTGCTTTACCTAAGGAATCAACTTTTTGCGATCAGTTTTTTACTCGCCTGTGTGCAAATACTCGATTTTCTGTCGTTTCACTACCTCTTCGGACCGTGGGCCATCATCATTGGAAATCTGATGAAGGATCTGGCCAGGTTCTTGGCCGTCCTCGCGATCTTCGTCTTCGGTTTCTCGATGCATTTCGTCGCTCTCAATCAGGCATTCAGAAACCAATCC CCAAAGAACG CGCACCCTTTATTAACCCCCCAACCAAAAGCGACGTTGCCTCGGATTCCAGTAAAGATGAATCCGGTGCTAGCCTTCGAGTATCTCTTCTTCGCGGTCTTTGGTCAGACCACACACAGCGAACTGAAGGTAGAAACAAATCAGCCCGAATGGACTTCGGTCCTCTTCAAGCTTGCCTTCGGGGTTTACATGTTGGTCTCGGTAGTGGTGTTGATTAATCTACTTATCGCCATGATGAGTGACACCTATCAACGCATTCAGGCCCAGTCCGACATTGAGTGGAAATACGGACTTAGCAAGCTGATAAGAAACATGCACAG AACAACGACGGCACCGTCGCCTCTGAATTTGCTGACGACCTGGATAGTTTACTTCATAAAATTGTGCCGTCAAAGAGCGGCTAAACGGAAACGTCCTTCTCTCGTTCACATGATGGGACTGGGTAGGGGTGCGCGAATGTCACCGCGTTCGAAAATGGGCGCGAAATGGTTAGCGAAGGTGAAAAAGGGTCAGGTGCGACCGAAGGACAGCGTAACCTTGTCCGTCGTGCACCTCAGTCCTCTGGGAAGCCAGTTGTCCTTCAATAACGCGACGAGAATTGAAAATGTCGTGGACTGGGACTCGATAAGAAAGAAATACCTGGCGCTGACCGGAAACGAGCCAGAAAAGGAGGCCGAAAAGGAAGACAAGGAGGACGAGGATGATAACGAGGATGAAAATGCGGGTCCGACAGCTTCGAATGCCTCGACTGTTCCGGCAACGGCTTCGACCCCACCGATATAG
- the LOC105684072 gene encoding serine/threonine-protein phosphatase 6 regulatory ankyrin repeat subunit A isoform X4, whose protein sequence is MSSSNKKPSGNKDDKKNPSSKEDSPAGGKDDAGSSAAGSNGTSIAEPPQPGSKPGSAGATSREGAQRLLGLAARGEWAPVDQLLKSLEKAAQGAGEEGNPSPLAGVMDPVTGMTPLMYAVKDNRTGFLDRMIDLGADVGCRNNDNYNVLHIAAMFSREDVVKLLLSKKGVDPYATGGSRQQTAVHLVASRQTGTATSILRALLAAAGRDIRLKVDGRGKIPLLLAVEAGNQSMCRELLAQQATDQLRATTPAGDSALHLAARRRDVDMVRILVDYGTSVDTQNGEGQTALHIASAEGDETLVKYFYGVRASASIADHQDRTPMHLAAENGHASVIELLADKFKASIFERTKDGSTLMHIASLNGHSECATMLFKKGVYLHMPNKRGARSIHTAARYGHVGIISTLLQRGEKTGETPLHLACRGCRADVVRHLIEFVKERKGPEMATAYVNSVTHEGASGLHYAAQIEPSEVATMGDDRAVVRALLEGGADVSLQTKQAQESAFHYCALAGNNEVLSEMIAHMSTTDVQKALNRQSSVGWTPLLIAAHRGHMELVTNLLANHARVDVFDHEGRSALHLAAEHGYLQVCDALLANKAFINSKSRVGRTALHLAAMNGYTHLVRFLVQDYSAAIDVLTLRKQTPLHLAAGAGQLEVCKLLLELGASIDATDDQGQKPIHAAAMNNYSEVAQLFLQRHPSLVMACTKDGNTCAHIAAMQGSVRVIEELMKFDRQGVISARNKLTEATPLQLAAEGGHAEVVRALVRAGASCADENRAGFTAVHLAAQHGHGQVLEVMRSSQSLRISSKKLGVTALHVAAYFGQADTVRELLTHVPGTVKSDPPTGGSLVGELGAESGMTPLHLAAYSGNENVVRLLLNSAGVQVEAATTENGFNPLHLACFGGHITVVGLLLSRSAELLHSADRHGKTGLHIAATHGHYQMVEVLLGQGAEINATDKNGWTPLHCAARAGYLDVVKLLVESGASPKSETNLGSAPIWFAASEGHNDVLKYLMEKEHDTYALMEDRRFVYNMMVCSKNNNNKPIEEFVLVSPAPVDTAAKLSNIYVKLSEKEKERAKDLIAAGKQCETMATELLALAAGADSAGRILTSMDRRNIEFLDVLIENEQKEVIAHTVVQRYLQELWQGSLKWNAFRTMLLFIAFLICPPVWVVFALPLGHKYSNVPIIKFMSYLTSHIYLMVFLLLVGITPIYPVVRSNLIPYWYEWCLLIMLSGLLLFELTNPSDKSGLGWIKLAVLLFGVFGVAFHLLGFVAVERPQWPTLLYLRNQLFAISFLLACVQILDFLSFHYLFGPWAIIIGNLMKDLARFLAVLAIFVFGFSMHFVALNQAFRNQSVKEAAIYDRTKKEAFSDGLLANYTEWIPETPVSTQPRRYGRYKKKNECCDDSSKDLKMNPVLAFEYLFFAVFGQTTHSELKVETNQPEWTSVLFKLAFGVYMLVSVVVLINLLIAMMSDTYQRIQAQSDIEWKYGLSKLIRNMHRTTTAPSPLNLLTTWIVYFIKLCRQRAAKRKRPSLVHMMGLGRGARMSPRSKMGAKWLAKVKKGQVRPKDSVTLSVVHLSPLGSQLSFNNATRIENVVDWDSIRKKYLALTGNEPEKEAEKEDKEDEDDNEDENAGPTASNASTVPATASTPPI, encoded by the exons ATGAGTAGCTCGAACAAAAAGCCTTCGGGCAACAAGGACGACAAAAAGAATCCTTCTAGCAAGGAGGACAGTCCCGCGGGTGGAAAAGATGACGCCGGTTCAAGCGCGGCAGGTAGCAATGGAACGAGCATCGCCGAACCGCCACAACCTGGAAGTAAACCGGGTTCCGCGGGTGCCACTTCCAGGGAAGGTGCCCAAAGACTCTTGGGCCTTGCGGCCCGCGGAGAATGGGCTCCGGTCGACCAACTCCTCAAATCTTTGGAAAAGGCGGCGCAAGGGGCGGGCGAAGAGGGGAATCCATCGCCGTTGGCCGGTGTGATGGACCCG GTGACGGGAATGACGCCGCTGATGTACGCCGTGAAGGATAATCGAACCGGGTTTTTAGACCGGATGATAGATCTGGGCGCTGACGTCGGATGTCGAAACAAC GACAACTACAATGTTCTCCATATCGCAGCGATGTTCTCCAGGGAGGACGTCGTCAAGTTACTTCTATCCAAAAAAGGAGTCGATCCCTACGCAACTGGAGGG TCCAGGCAACAAACGGCCGTCCATCTGGTGGCTTCTAGGCAGACTGGAACCGCGACTTCGATTCTTCGGGCGCTTCTCGCAGCTGCGGGAAGAGACATCAGACTCAAAGTCGACGGC AGGGGAAAAATTCCACTTCTTTTGGCGGTTGAAGCCGGAAATCAATCGATGTGCCGCGAACTATTGGCTCAGCAAGCTACGGATCAATTACGAGCCACGACGCCGGCTGGAGATTCCGCTCTTCATTTGGCGGCCAGGAGAAGAGACGTAGATATGGTTCGCATACTCGTAGATTACGGAACCTCCGTTGACACGCAGAAC GGTGAAGGTCAGACGGCGCTGCACATAGCGAGCGCCGAAGGTGACGAGACGCTGGTCAAGTACTTTTACGGGGTACGGGCCTCGGCGTCGATCGCCGACCATCAAGATAGGACGCCGATGCACCTGGCCGCGGAAAACGGTCACGCGTCGGTGATCGAACTACTGGCGGACAAATTCAAGGCCAGTATATTCGAAAGAACGAAGGACGGTTCGACGCTGATGCACATAGCCTCGTTGAACGGACATTCGGAATGCGCCACCATGCTCTTCAAGAAAGGGGTCTACCTCCACATGCCCAATAAAAGAGGAGCCAGGTCGATCCACACGGCGGCGAGATACGGCCACGTGGGTATAATCAGCACGCTCCTTCAGCGGGGTGAAAAG ACCGGCGAGACTCCGCTGCACCTGGCATGCCGCGGTTGTCGAGCTGACGTCGTACGCCACCTGATCGAATTCGTCAAGGAACGAAAGGGTCCAGAAATGGCGACGGCTTACGTGAACAGCGTGACGCACGAGGGTGCCAGCGGATTGCATTACGCCGCTCAAATCGAACCTTCCGAAGTTGCGACGATGGGGGATGACCGTGCGGTGGTTAGAGCGCTTCTGGAGGGTGGAGCGGACGTTTCGCTCCAGACGAAACAGGCTCAAGAGTCGGCGTTTCACTACTGCGCTTTGGCCGGAAATAACGAGGTGCTGTCCGAGATGATAGCTCACATGTCGACGACCGACGTCCAGAAGGCGTTGAATCGTCAGAGTTCGGTGGGTTGGACGCCCCTGCTGATAGCGGCGCATCGTGGACACATGGAACTGGTGACGAATCTGCTCGCTAATCACGCGAGAGTTGACGTGTTCGATCACGAGGGTCGTTCGGCCCTTCATCTGGCGGCCGAACACGGATATCTTCAAGTGTGCGACGCCCTATTGGCGAACAAGGCCTTCATAAATTCTAAATCTAGAGTCGGAAGGACAGCTCTCCACCTGGCAGCGATGAACGGATACACCCATCTGGTGAGATTCTTGGTGCAGGATTACAGCGCGGCGATCGATGTACTGACCCTGAGAAAACAGACGCCACTACATCTCGCCGCCGGCGCCGGTCAGCTGGAAGTTTGCAAGCTTCTTTTGGAACTAGGCGCCAGCATAGACGCGACCGACGATCAAGGACAGAAACCGATCCACGCCGCGGCCATGAACAATTACTCCGAAGTCGCTCAACTCTTCCTCCAGAGACACCCCAGTCTGGTGATGGCGTGTACGAAAGACGGTAACACCTGCGCGCATATAGCGGCGATGCAGGGCAGCGTCAGGGTGATAGAAGAACTGATGAAATTCGACCGTCAAGGCGTCATATCGGCGAGAAACAAGCTCACCGAGGCAACGCCTCTGCAACTAGCCGCCGAAGGTGGGCACGCCGAAGTTGTGAGAGCTTTGGTCAGGGCCGGAGCTTCTTGCGCTGACGAGAACAGAGCTGGATTTACCGCCGTTCATTTGGCTGCTCAACATGGTCACGGGCAGGTACTGGAGGTCATGAGATCGTCACAGTCTCTCAGGATCTCCAGCAAGAAACTTGGCGTTACGGCGCTCCATGTTGCCGCATATTTCGGACAAGCcg ACACGGTCAGGGAGCTTCTCACACACGTCCCTGGAACGGTGAAATCCGACCCACCGACCGGAGGTTCTCTGGTCGGTGAGTTGGGCGCCGAATCTGGAATGACTCCATTGCACCTGGCCGCGTATTCCGGCAACGAAAACGTCGTGAGACTTCTTCTGAACTCCGCCGGTGTCCAG GTCGAAGCAGCCACAACAGAGAACGGCTTCAATCCTCTCCACCTCGCTTGTTTCGGAGGTCACATCACCGTCGTTGGACTTTTGCTCAGCAGATCAGCGGAACTTTTGCACAGCGCCGACAGGCATGGGAAAACGGGATTGCACATAGCGGCGACGCACGGACATTATCAAATGGTGGAAGTCCTGCTGGGTCAAGGAGCGGAAATAAACGCAACGGACAAAAACGGATGGACGCCTCTTCATTGCGCTGCCAGGGCGGGATACCTGGACGTAGTGAAGCTTCTGGTCGAAAGCGGTGCGTCGCCGAAGAGCGAAACAAATTTGGGAAGCGCTCCAATTTGGTTCGCCGCTTCCGAAGGTCACAACGACGTACTCAAGTATCTGATGGAAAAGGAACACGATACCTATGCACTGATGGAGGACAGAAGG TTCGTCTACAACATGATGGTCTGCagcaaaaacaacaacaacaaaccgATCGAAGAGTTTGTTTTGGTATCTCCAGCCCCCGTGGACACTGCGGCAAAACTGTCGAACATCTACGTGAAGCTttcggagaaagagaaagaaagagcgaAAGATTTGATCGCGGCTGGGAAACAGTGCGAGACAATGGCGACGGAATTGTTGGCCCTTGCGGCAGGTGCCGATTCGGCGGGAAGGATTTTAACCTCCATGGACAGAAGGAACATCGAGTTTTTGGACGTACTGATAGAAAATGAACAGAAAGAAGTTATCGCGCACACCGTCGTCCAGCGATATCTTCAGGAACTTTGGCAGGGAAGTCTGAAATGGAACGCCTTCAGGACGATGCTCCTTTTCATCGCCTTTTTGATCTGCCCACCGGTTTGGGTCGTCTTCGCACTTCCCCTCGGTCACAAGTACAGCAATGTTCCGATCATAAAATTCATGTCATACCTGACTTCCCATATCTACCTCATGGTGTTTCTACTGCTAGTCGGTATCACCCCCATTTACCCTGTCGTCAGATCAAATCTAATCCCGTACTGGTACGAGTGGTGTTTGCTGATAATGTTATCCGGACTATTGTTGTTCGAGCTAACGAACCCAAGTGATAAAAGTGGTTTGGGCTGGATTAAACTGGCGGTTCTTTTGTTCGGTGTTTTCGGTGTTGCTTTTCATCTCCTCGGATTTGTGGCAGTGGAAAGACCCCAGTGGCCAACGTTGCTTTACCTAAGGAATCAACTTTTTGCGATCAGTTTTTTACTCGCCTGTGTGCAAATACTCGATTTTCTGTCGTTTCACTACCTCTTCGGACCGTGGGCCATCATCATTGGAAATCTGATGAAGGATCTGGCCAGGTTCTTGGCCGTCCTCGCGATCTTCGTCTTCGGTTTCTCGATGCATTTCGTCGCTCTCAATCAGGCATTCAGAAACCAATCCGTCAAGGAGGCAGCTATTTACGACAGAACTAAGAAGGAAGCGTTTTCAGATG GTTTGTTGGCCAATTATACAGAGTGGATTCCGGAAACGCCGGTCTCAACGCAACCCCGGCGCTACGGGcgatacaagaaaaaaaatgaatgttgTGACGATAGCAGTAAAGATT TAAAGATGAATCCGGTGCTAGCCTTCGAGTATCTCTTCTTCGCGGTCTTTGGTCAGACCACACACAGCGAACTGAAGGTAGAAACAAATCAGCCCGAATGGACTTCGGTCCTCTTCAAGCTTGCCTTCGGGGTTTACATGTTGGTCTCGGTAGTGGTGTTGATTAATCTACTTATCGCCATGATGAGTGACACCTATCAACGCATTCAGGCCCAGTCCGACATTGAGTGGAAATACGGACTTAGCAAGCTGATAAGAAACATGCACAG AACAACGACGGCACCGTCGCCTCTGAATTTGCTGACGACCTGGATAGTTTACTTCATAAAATTGTGCCGTCAAAGAGCGGCTAAACGGAAACGTCCTTCTCTCGTTCACATGATGGGACTGGGTAGGGGTGCGCGAATGTCACCGCGTTCGAAAATGGGCGCGAAATGGTTAGCGAAGGTGAAAAAGGGTCAGGTGCGACCGAAGGACAGCGTAACCTTGTCCGTCGTGCACCTCAGTCCTCTGGGAAGCCAGTTGTCCTTCAATAACGCGACGAGAATTGAAAATGTCGTGGACTGGGACTCGATAAGAAAGAAATACCTGGCGCTGACCGGAAACGAGCCAGAAAAGGAGGCCGAAAAGGAAGACAAGGAGGACGAGGATGATAACGAGGATGAAAATGCGGGTCCGACAGCTTCGAATGCCTCGACTGTTCCGGCAACGGCTTCGACCCCACCGATATAG